The region AACGTCATAcccttgccagccagcatgaTCGGACGCCCGGCCTTATCGTCGCCACAGTAGCTGATCTCCAGGAAAATTGGTGGCTCACAGGAGCTTCTAGCGACGGACAGGAAGCAGGACATGTTCTTCGCTTCAGCCCAATCCTTGTTGCGCACCTCGATGTTGACTCCGCACGGGCAGAGCGCATCAACGGCGGCTTGGGCGAACGAAGTAGGCGTAATCTGGTTGCCAGGGGCATCCGAAAGGCTGCGAGCGAGATTTTGTGCATCGGCTTTAAATAAGCCGCGTGTCCACGCATCCACATCCGGCGAATCGTACAGGTCGAGCTTGGGGATCGGTTTTCGATCCTTCTTCGATTTGTTTGCCTGATAGCGCCAGGTAGCGAGACCGCTTCCCTCTGCCGCTTGCTCCGGGTATTCCATGGGATCGACGAAAATTTGGGTGCAACCTTCACTGGCCAGCCGTTTCGCTCCGATACCGGCGGCAATCCGCACATTTTCAAATCCTTCATCGATCGCCTCGAGCTCATTGTAGCCTGCGCCCTCGATGCCCAAGCCCACCACAGCCACCGATCCGATTTCCGGATCCAAATTGTTGAACACTTTCACGCTGCCTAGCTTTCCCTTCAAATTACATCTGCAATCAAATCGTACGTGTACGTATGAGGACGCAGGAACAGCGCTAGAAGGTGACCAACTTACTCTTTAATAAGGCCCAATAGCTGCCCATCGGTCTTGGCATCAAAGTGGATCGCGGTGGACGAAAGACGCGGTTCTTCGGTGTCGATTTCTTGTTCATATAGCCCCAGCACTAGGCCTTTCTGTAGAGGAATGAATCGTCAAATGATAGCAACCACCTCCGAAAGTAATTGCAAAGAAGGAACTTACCTCGGCGCGGTTCTCACCGATTTGCGTGGAGAACGGTTGACGAGTGCGCGGAAAGACCGATCCACTACGAACGCTCCGTAAGCCTCTAGCTATGGTGGATAGCATTGTGGGAGTTCTTGTGGGCGTTTGTGATTCACGGTAGAGCAGCAGATCAGAACACACGTCTTGCCCGGAACAGGAGTTTTGCCACAATACACCTTCACAGCGCGTTCAATGGTTGCTACAATCGATTTCCACTTTCCTGCTCCTCAGAGTTGTTTGTCAATGGCGACTATGGCGCATGCAAAGTGATATGATTTTGAACATTCCCTGCAGGGTTCTCGCTGCGACCGTTGAGTTTGTCGAGCGACACCGTGATGCTGATTGCTTATCCTGGCGAGCTGTTTATGCGCGTGCTAAAACTGATGATACTTCCGCTGGTGATTGCCAGTCTGATCAGTGGATCGTCGAGTTTGAATGCTAAGCTGAATGGCAAAATTGCGCTTCGCACGTTCGTGTACTTTCTCGTCACTTCGCTGCTGAATGCGATCCTCGGAACGGTCCTGGCACTCGCGATTCACCCCGGAAATCCCAACCTGGAGGAGACGGTGTTGGTCTCAGATACTACCATCAGTAGCTCGACGGCCCGGACAGTGAGCCTAATGGACAGTATACTGGATTTGGGGCGGTAAGTAAATCTGTCATTTCcttccctccaccaccaggtgCGCTAATCGTTTTGTCGGCTCGCTAGAAACATATTTCCCGACAATATCTTCCAGGCCGCGCTTCAGCAGGCACACACGGTGTACGTACCCAGCAAGAGTGCCGGCCCGGCTCCCTTACCGAGCGACAGCTTCAATGCTTCAACCACGAGCTCCCCAGCGGTGGTCAGCTTGACCAAATGGTCGGAACAACCGAACGAATGGACCAGAGTCGTCGAGTATCGGCCGGGGACCAACTCGTTGGGAATCGTGTTCTTCTGCCTAGTGTTTGGTACGCTGCTGGGAACCATCGGTAGCCGGGGCTACGTCGTGGTGCAGTTCTTCTCCGCTATCTTCGAGGTGATCATGCGGATGGTGACGGGAGTGATGTGGCTGACTCCGATCGGCATTAGCAGTTTAATTGCGGGCAAAATACTGAGCGTCGAAGATATCGCCTTCGTCATGACGCAGCTGGCATGGTTCATCTTCACGATCGCGCTCGGTGTACTGCTGTACCAGTGGTTGATCCTGCAGGCCATCTACTTTGTGTTTCTGCGGAAAAATCCATTCAAATTCTACCTTGGCCTAGTCCAACCGATACTGACGGGCTTTGCAACGGCTTCGACGGCCGCTGCACTGCCGCTCACGTTCCGCTGCATGAACGAACGGTTAAAGATCGACTCCCGGATAACGCGGTTTGTGCTTCCGATCGGTTGCAACATCAACATGGACGGCACGGCGCTCTTCATCGCGGTGGCATCCATCTTTGTGGCACAGATGAGTAACATGGTGTTAAATGCTGGTCAAATAGTGACCGTGATTTTGACTTCCACCGCGGCCTCCATGAGCTCCGCCAGCATTCCCTCGGCGGCGCTagtcctgctgctgattgcgctCTCCGCGATCGATGCCCCGATCGCCAACGCTACCATCCTGTTCGCTGTCGATTGGTTCGTGTAAGTGATCATCGGTGTAAATAGCAACATCTTGGCATTCGTTTGTAACCTTTgacccttcttctccttctcctcgacaGCGATCGCATTCGAACAACGAACAACTTGCTGGGAGATTGCTATGCGGCCGCGATCGTAGAATATCTTTCACGGCACGAACTGCAGGCCTCCGATATCGACGCTTACTACAAGGACGACGATGTGACATCCGATGATCAGTGCGATCCGGAGGCGAACGGTAAACGGAAGTCATCCTTCCCCAACTCTGTCATCCTAAACGTCGAAGTTTCGACACCGGTTTCGAATCCCTGAAAACGGATCCCTTCGCTGTATGCAACGATTGCACTCCgatggaatgcatttttctaGCTGTTAAGTGCTTCTTCCCCATTGCTTCCCCATTTTTTGTAGTTGACCTTAATTTGGCACTAACGAGAACCGGGCGCACGGATCCCTTAGGGCGGATGTTAGATCAAATAATGAAGATTCAGGCATGGCGCGATAGTTATTTTTCTCTGTTATTAAAAACCTTTATTTTGTCTAAAATAAGTCTAGCGACTTGATACTTCTTTCGAACAAACAATCCTCCCCGActcacattctctctctctctctctcgctcttgatTCTCTAAAATATGGCAGTTGCGCAGTGTTGAAGTGTCTTCTGTCTATGTGTACTGTCTGCATATTTACGGCAGGTGCGTTTGAATaccaaaatgaaaaatctatTTCGCGAATTGTACGATTCTGAGtaagcaatttttttttccaaggACCTACAACAACTTGTTGGCCTCAAAGCCAAACAGTAACGGTGGCCTAATGCGTTAATGGTTTGTGCCTTTCGCTTGCGCTCCTGGATTCCTAGTAAATGCAGAGGACAACTGAGCAGAACCAGTGACACCGACGTGGTGGTCGTCCGGTCCATTCAATCATTGgttaaaattattttaaaataatgtgATTTACTTAAAATTGGGAATACAGCGCCCTAAAGCTCGCAGTCTTGTTTGATTCGTGAGGGATCCTCGCACTGACACACTGACTCCTTCTGGATTGTCGTTTGTCGTTCTCCGGTTCTTACGCTCTACTATTTCTATTACGCTATGCTTCCTCTCACTCATGTACAAATGAACAATTCTCGAGTATTTACAGTACtgttcgtgtgtgtctgtgtcgtgTAAAGTGGCGATCTATACATCTTGATCCCTTGCTAAAATCCTACATTGTACAAAACAATTCACTGGTCCACTACTGGTCCACTACTGGGCACGACCCACACGACTTTCGTATTCTAATTTACATTAATCTATGTACAACAGCGCGTTCTAGTAGGGAGGGATAGAGAGATAATTTCGCTAGAGATGCGCGTCGCGTGCGCTAGGCTGCGTCCAGGAAGCGATCCAACCGCGGGTAAAAGGGATCACAGTATGTacatcgaacgatcgagggAACTTTGTCCTTTCACACAGCCATGTTGCCCAGAGTCGCTCTGCGCCATTGCTCAACGGCAGAGTGGGGGGTTGTTAGTAGGGCTTCCGGGGTCCCCGTTGTTGCGGTGGCCTCGGGAGCGATACCATGTGGTGAGAGGTGGGTACACTAGCGGACACGACGTGCGGCGAGATCGACGGTGATCGTGTCGCTAGCGGGGAGAGGGAAGGTGAAAAGCTGGGCGACATGGCAGACGAGGTACTGAAGCCAGCGGCCGAATCATGGCTAATGGGAGACCGAGGTAGCAGATACTGATTGGGTGCAGTCCCGTGATGACCCGTGGCACCAGGATTGTTCCGGCCGGCAAATACCGGCACATTGATCGATCGTGGCGCTACATTCgtcagcaacggtggcggtaTGTTCTTCACCGTGTGGTGCAACGAGTTTTTACTCTTCGCACTCGACGCCCCACTGTTGCCGCTCTGCACCGACAGCGTATCGTCCTTGAGGCGGGCAATCTCCGAGAACACGTGCGCCAACGGTTGGTACTGGGGGCCCCAGTCGAGCAGATAGTCCCAGTTGTAGCTCCCCGTCAGTTCCTCCTCACTATGTACAATCGAACTGAGGGAACCATTCATCGAGATACCCTGCTGGTTGCCCACCACCGGCACATCCCCGTAACCACCCATCATGACGTGATCGACGGTCGCACCAATGCTGCCCGCATTCGTGACCGTCTCGTCAACActgctcgctcgatcgctatTGTTGGTGACATCGTTCAGCTTGGCGTAGATAAGATTCGTGAGGTCCGATTCTCGGTGATCGGAATCGTCGAACATGTGCAGCGTATCAATCGGCAGCGTGTGCAGCATGGCATCCTTTGAGCTACCGAGACCCATACTCTCCGAGCAACGGCGTGACGAGTTCGACGCATTGCCCGTCGTACCATTGTCCACGATGCCCAACCGGGCCAGATATTCCTGCGTGTTCTGTACGGAAACGTCCGAAAGCCGGCCATCGAGCGTTAGACCATCGCGCTGCAGTGGACCCCCTTCGTTGATCATTCGTATCTCCTCATCTTCCCCATCATCTTCCGCCGATCCTCGGCCACTCGAACCCGACTGTTCCGATCCGGACAGCTCCGAGGTGGTGGCCGCCCCGGAATTTGAGCTTGCTCCGTACGGAGGAATCTCGTCGTACTTTGGCGGTGCAAACTGGCCACCACTCGTGGTGCCACTCGAGGATCCACGGATCGGGATCGTATCGAACGCACTCGGGTCAACGTAGTTGTTCGAATGGCCAACCGATTCCGCACTCAGCCCCGTCTTGTTGACATGTTTCTGCTGGCGATTGCGCATGTGCAGGAAAAGGAAGACCGAGGCCGCTCCAACGATGACTAGTAACAGTGAGACAACGAGCCCGATGGCCCAACTggccagcccaccaccacctccggccGAGGCCGATTGCGAACTATCGAAGGCACCGGTACCGCTGCCCAGCTCGTTGCCTTTAAGGTGTGCCAAAGCATCGATCGCAATCTCAACCACGGTCATGTTCGTGAGCGAACCTTGCCGGCCGGAACCAGCCGTCACGACCAGGCTGATGTCCCTGCCCGCATCCAGCATGGCCGAGAggttttccatcttcttcttgatCAGGATGGCCCCGGTCGTGCGGTTCATCTTGAAGTACGGATGCTGCGTCGTCAGCTGATACACGATGCGTCCATCGGGTCCTCGGTCGCGATCCGTGGCCGTCACATGACCCACCACATACCCGACCGGTAAACCGGCGGCCGCTGCATGACCCGTGGGCGTCTTGATCACGAAGCGGTACGTGCGTTCGCTAAACTGTGGACTGAACTCATCGCGGCTCTCGATCACAATCTTCACGCGAACCGTTTTCGACTTGCCACCGGCATCGGTGGCACGCAGTGTGAACGCGTACCGGCTCTTCTCCTCGTAATCGAACACGGCATTCGAATTAACCACCCCGGTGACGGGATCGACCTTGAAGAGCTTCCAGCTGGCATCATCCGATGGTGAGGAGTACGCACTGGCCACGGTCGTGTCGATTGTGTAGTTCACTGCACCGTACGGTCCATGGTCGAGATCGGTGGCACGTGCCGTGAAGATGCTAATCCCAATCGGTTCATTCTCGCCCACAAACTCCAGGTACTCGGGCACCGGGAACTGAGGCTCGTTGTCGTTTTCATCCGTCAACGAGATCGCGTACGGATGGACGGAACACTTGGGCAGCGCATCACTGTCGCACGCTCGCACCACCAGATTGTAATGATTCTGGCCCCGGTCGTAGTCAAGATTGTTGTTCGTGTAGAGGAGCCCCGACaccagatcgatcgagaacatGCCACTATCGTTACCGGAGATGATCTGGTACACCACATCGGAGCTCGGTAGCCCGGGTTGATCCGCATCGACCGCCGACAGCTTGGCGATCGAGTGTTTAATCGGTGCCAGCTCACTGATTGTCGCTTCGTACGCACCCGGTTGGAACTCGGGTGCATTATCGTTCGCATCGTCCACCGTGATCAACACGCGCACCACCGAACTCAGGTTCATGTGCTTGTACATATGGCGGGCACCTGGGTCCAGGGTGACCAGCTTCAGCTCGTAGTAATCAACCTTCTCGCGATCTAACCGATCGACCAGCACGATCGCTCCCTCTGGGTAGGTTACATCGAAAATGGACTCCTCGTTGCCGGACACGATCTCGAACGCAATCGCCGCACCGGCCTCCGGTTGACTGCTCAGCACGGACTTGGGAATCAAATTGACGACGGTCGTCCCGGGGAGTGCATCTTCCATGACTGTCGCACGGTACTGGGCCTGCACGAACTGAGGATTCGCTTTACCCTTCGCCTTCAACTCCAACCGTACGATCGTCGACGAGCTGAGAGCGGGCTGGCCCGAATCGGTGGAACTGATTGTGAGGTACAGGGTTCCGCTGTTACCACTGCCAGCACTTGAGGTAAGTTGGCTAACGTTGGCGAACAGATGACCAGCCGTTTCATCGATCGTAAAGCCTGTGGATCGTGCTGGCGAAGTGATGGCGTAACGTACTGCGCCGTTTGGTTCGCTATCCGCATCCGTTGCGTTCACGGTAAGGATGAGCACGTTGCTACTGCTCCCACTACCATCCGTTGCATCTGCAGAGAAGCAAGTGAACGCTATTAACGTCTGTTCGAAAAGAGGAAGTTGAATTCTTTATAAACTTACCCGATAGCATCGCGTGATATGTGATTTGTTGAAAGATCGGAGCATTATCGTTGACATCGAGCACGCGGACGGTGAGTGAGGTGCGTGCCACGTGTGCCGAATCGGATGCCAGCAACCGGAGCACAAACTCATGCCGTTCCTCGTAGTCGAGCGGTTTAGTGAGCGTGATCTTGCCActgtaccgatcgatcgagaagtagcttgtcgcatcatcatcgcttagCTCGGCAAAGCTGTACGTTAGCGGTGGATTCGTATCGACATCGTTGGCCGTAATGGTCGTCAGTACGGTTCCCACACTTGTTGCTGttcggggggaaggggaaaaaTGGAGTAAAGGAGAATAGAGTTTATGCGCTTCAATCCAATTCGTGCCAATTCCTTACCTTCGCTCACACTGatgacggtgtttggtgggAAGGTTGGCTGATTATCGTTCACATCGACCACattgacgttgatggtggCCGTACCGGTCATCTGCGGCACTCCTTCATCGGTAGCAATCACCTTGAGCCGGTACTTGTCCCGGATTTCGCGATCCAGCACTATATTCGTCTTGACGATTCCACTGAAGGCCGGTTCGATGATGAAAGCGTTGTCATGGTTACCATCGACGATGTGATACAGGATGCGCGCATTGGAACCCTGGTCGGCATCGAAGGCACCAACCTTGATCACGAACGTGCCCTTGCTGTTACCCTCCCAAACCGAGGCCGCGTACTGTTGCTGCGTAAACCGAGGCGCATTGTCGTTCTCGTCCTGCAACTCCACCGTGATCGTGCTGTAACCGTACAGTAGCGGACTACCGTCGGTACGCGCAACGGCCACAAGCTCgaacccaccagcaccaccatcatgcgcCACCGTGGTTGATGGTCCCTTCATCCGTCGGCTCGTCGTAAACTTTTCGTAATCCAGATTCTGCGAGTTCCGAATCTTGATCTCACCCGTAACGGCATCGATCGAAAAGGTACCATCTTCATTGCCTGAACCGAAGCTGTAGATGATCTTCTGTCGCCTTCCATCACTCCGCACCGCACTGAGCTGTAGCACCGATTGACCCACCGGAGTGTTCTCCATCAGCGTCACACGATAGGAACTATTCTGGAAGCGTAACGTCGGTAGCTCCTGCTGTAGCTCACCAACGCGCAGCTCAATCAATCCCGTCGCAATCTGTGGCGGATTGCCCTTATCCCGGGCCGTTACCTCAATGTGCAGCAATCGGCCATTCTCGCTGGCCAGGCTTTGCATCGCACTCAGTGCACCGGTGGTTGGATTGATGCGGAACTTGGCATTGGCGGCGTTTTCGTTCAGACTGTAAACGATCTCACCATTGGCACCCTGATCACCGTCCGTCGCCGAGATGTGTAGCAAGGTTTGGCCCGGCTGTAC is a window of Anopheles aquasalis chromosome 2, idAnoAquaMG_Q_19, whole genome shotgun sequence DNA encoding:
- the LOC126576900 gene encoding excitatory amino acid transporter, which translates into the protein MCSVDEMAQSQQHFLKPELVLNRNDKLLMADRQPSWRRFLEDNKLIFVTLSGVMLGVIIGFSLRPLSLSSDTVMLIAYPGELFMRVLKLMILPLVIASLISGSSSLNAKLNGKIALRTFVYFLVTSLLNAILGTVLALAIHPGNPNLEETVLVSDTTISSSTARTVSLMDSILDLGRNIFPDNIFQAALQQAHTVYVPSKSAGPAPLPSDSFNASTTSSPAVVSLTKWSEQPNEWTRVVEYRPGTNSLGIVFFCLVFGTLLGTIGSRGYVVVQFFSAIFEVIMRMVTGVMWLTPIGISSLIAGKILSVEDIAFVMTQLAWFIFTIALGVLLYQWLILQAIYFVFLRKNPFKFYLGLVQPILTGFATASTAAALPLTFRCMNERLKIDSRITRFVLPIGCNINMDGTALFIAVASIFVAQMSNMVLNAGQIVTVILTSTAASMSSASIPSAALVLLLIALSAIDAPIANATILFAVDWFVDRIRTTNNLLGDCYAAAIVEYLSRHELQASDIDAYYKDDDVTSDDQCDPEANGKRKSSFPNSVILNVEVSTPVSNP
- the LOC126576910 gene encoding cytosol aminopeptidase-like, translating into MLSTIARGLRSVRSGSVFPRTRQPFSTQIGENRAEKGLVLGLYEQEIDTEEPRLSSTAIHFDAKTDGQLLGLIKECNLKGKLGSVKVFNNLDPEIGSVAVVGLGIEGAGYNELEAIDEGFENVRIAAGIGAKRLASEGCTQIFVDPMEYPEQAAEGSGLATWRYQANKSKKDRKPIPKLDLYDSPDVDAWTRGLFKADAQNLARSLSDAPGNQITPTSFAQAAVDALCPCGVNIEVRNKDWAEAKNMSCFLSVARSSCEPPIFLEISYCGDDKAGRPIMLAGKGMTFNSGGLCLKNPEDMAQYRASMAGAATVVATIRAAAALSLPINLVGLIPLCENMPSGMAFKPGDVVSCMNGKTIAVHDTNNAGRLMLADTFIYGQQTFKPKIVVDVATLSDGIIHALGGAASGVFSNSDFLWSQMRKAGAISGDRVWRMPLWQYYTHKVTDYSNVDISNAGRGKGSACLGAAFLKEFVPCVDWLHLDITGVGMLKTGAGIPYLVNDRMTGRPTRTLIQFLYQLACPEQQKQVQQKTEQN